In one window of Streptomyces sp. NBC_01224 DNA:
- a CDS encoding carbon-nitrogen hydrolase family protein, which translates to MPPLRTALLQSSGRPGHVDENIKVLDAAARRAADAGVRLLVCPELFLTGYAIGADVPRLAEPADGPCARAVAEIAARHGLAVLYGYPERAGEQIFNAAQLIGPDGSALANYRKTHLFGCFEQEWFTPGEQSVVQAELDGVRIGIMICYDVEFPENVRSHALAGTDLLLVPTAQMHPFQFVAESVVPVRAFESQMYVAYVNRTGPEGEFEFVGLSCLAGPDGTVRTRAGRGEELVIGEVDPEFLSASRAANPYLNDRRPGLYGSLV; encoded by the coding sequence ATGCCGCCGTTGCGTACCGCCCTGCTCCAGAGCTCCGGACGACCCGGGCATGTGGACGAGAACATCAAGGTGCTCGACGCAGCCGCACGGCGGGCGGCGGACGCCGGGGTTCGGCTTCTCGTCTGTCCCGAGCTGTTCCTGACCGGGTACGCGATCGGGGCCGACGTGCCCCGGCTGGCCGAGCCGGCGGACGGGCCTTGTGCCCGGGCCGTCGCCGAGATCGCCGCACGGCACGGGCTCGCGGTCCTCTACGGCTACCCGGAGCGCGCGGGCGAGCAGATCTTCAACGCCGCGCAGCTCATCGGGCCGGACGGGTCGGCGCTCGCGAACTACCGCAAGACCCATTTGTTCGGCTGCTTCGAGCAGGAGTGGTTCACCCCGGGCGAGCAGTCCGTCGTCCAGGCCGAGCTGGACGGCGTACGCATCGGGATCATGATCTGCTACGACGTCGAGTTCCCGGAGAACGTCCGCTCGCACGCACTCGCGGGCACCGATCTGCTGCTGGTGCCCACCGCGCAGATGCACCCCTTCCAGTTCGTCGCCGAGTCCGTCGTACCGGTCCGCGCATTCGAGAGCCAGATGTACGTGGCGTACGTCAACAGGACTGGCCCGGAAGGCGAGTTCGAGTTCGTCGGGCTGAGCTGCCTGGCCGGTCCCGACGGCACCGTCCGCACCCGCGCCGGACGCGGCGAGGAACTGGTCATCGGTGAGGTCGACCCCGAGTTCCTGAGCGCGTCGCGCGCCGCCAACCCGTATCTGAACGACCGCCGCCCCGGTCTGTACGGCTCCCTCGTCTGA
- a CDS encoding flavin monoamine oxidase family protein, with protein MTSTVPNAVQHTDAAEPITMFGPDFPYAYDDFLAHPAGIGQIPATEHGTEVAVIGGGLSGIVAAYELMKMGLKPVVYEADEIGGRLRTVGFDGCDPELTAEMGAMRFPPSSTALQHYIDLVGLETKPFPNPLSPATPSTVVDLKGESHYARTIADLPQVYRDVMDAWNRCLDEGADFSDMNRAMRERDVPRIREIWAKLVQKLDNQTFYGFLCDSDAFKSFRHREIFGQVGFGTGGWDTDFPNSILEILRVVYTEADDHHRGIVGGSQQLPLRLWDREPQKIVHWPLGTSLSSLHNGEPRPAVTRLNRTAGNRITVTDVTGDIRTYPAAIFTGQSWLLLSKIDCDDALFPIDHWTAMERTHYMESSKLFVPVDRPFWLDKAVDDRGVPTGRDTMSMTLTDRMTRGTYLLDDGPDRPAVICLSYTWCDDSLKWLPLSPNERMDVMLKSLGEIYPDVDIRKHIIGNPVTVSWENEPWFMGAFKANLPGHYRYQRRLFTHFMQDRLPADRRGLFLAGDDISWTAGWAEGAVQTALNAVWGVMTRFGGATDATNPGPGDVFDDIAPVELPED; from the coding sequence ATGACGTCCACGGTGCCCAACGCCGTCCAGCACACCGACGCGGCTGAGCCGATCACCATGTTCGGGCCGGACTTCCCCTATGCGTACGACGACTTCCTGGCGCACCCCGCGGGGATCGGGCAGATACCGGCGACCGAGCACGGCACCGAGGTCGCCGTCATCGGTGGCGGGCTCTCCGGCATCGTGGCCGCGTACGAGCTGATGAAGATGGGGCTCAAGCCCGTCGTCTACGAAGCGGACGAGATCGGCGGCCGGCTGCGCACTGTCGGATTCGACGGCTGCGATCCGGAACTCACCGCGGAGATGGGCGCGATGCGCTTCCCGCCGTCCTCCACCGCTCTCCAGCACTACATCGATCTGGTCGGCCTGGAGACGAAGCCGTTCCCCAACCCGCTCTCCCCGGCCACCCCGTCGACCGTTGTCGACCTCAAGGGCGAGTCGCACTACGCGCGGACCATCGCCGATCTGCCGCAGGTCTACCGCGACGTGATGGACGCCTGGAACCGGTGTCTGGACGAGGGCGCGGACTTCTCCGACATGAATCGCGCGATGCGCGAACGCGATGTGCCCCGCATCCGGGAGATCTGGGCGAAGCTCGTTCAGAAGCTCGACAACCAGACCTTCTACGGATTCCTCTGCGACTCGGACGCCTTCAAGTCGTTCCGGCACCGTGAGATCTTCGGCCAGGTCGGCTTCGGTACCGGCGGCTGGGACACCGACTTCCCCAACTCCATCCTGGAGATCCTGCGCGTCGTCTACACCGAGGCGGACGACCACCACCGGGGCATCGTCGGCGGCAGCCAGCAGCTCCCGCTGCGGCTCTGGGACCGCGAACCGCAGAAGATCGTCCACTGGCCGCTCGGCACGTCACTGTCCTCGCTGCACAATGGCGAGCCGCGCCCCGCCGTGACCAGGCTGAACCGCACCGCTGGAAACCGGATCACCGTCACCGACGTCACCGGTGACATACGCACCTACCCCGCCGCGATCTTCACCGGGCAGTCCTGGCTGCTGCTCTCGAAGATCGACTGCGACGACGCGCTCTTCCCGATCGACCACTGGACGGCGATGGAGCGCACCCACTACATGGAGTCGTCCAAGCTCTTCGTGCCCGTCGACCGGCCGTTCTGGCTGGACAAGGCCGTCGACGACAGGGGGGTGCCGACGGGGCGGGACACCATGTCGATGACGCTCACCGACCGGATGACCCGGGGGACGTACCTGCTGGACGACGGCCCCGACCGGCCCGCCGTCATCTGTCTCTCGTACACCTGGTGCGACGACAGTCTGAAGTGGCTGCCGCTCTCCCCGAACGAGCGTATGGACGTCATGCTCAAGTCGCTCGGCGAGATCTATCCGGACGTCGACATCAGGAAGCACATCATCGGCAACCCGGTGACCGTCTCCTGGGAGAACGAGCCGTGGTTCATGGGGGCGTTCAAGGCCAATCTGCCGGGCCACTACCGCTACCAGCGGCGGCTGTTCACCCACTTCATGCAGGACCGGCTGCCCGCCGACCGCCGGGGTCTGTTCCTCGCGGGCGACGACATCTCCTGGACGGCCGGATGGGCTGAGGGCGCCGTACAGACCGCGCTCAACGCCGTGTGGGGTGTGATGACCCGGTTCGGCGGCGCGACCGATGCGACGAACCCCGGCCCCGGCGACGTCTTCGACGACATCGCCCCGGTCGAACTCCCGGAGGACTGA
- a CDS encoding fumarylacetoacetate hydrolase family protein, translated as MRLMRIGEPGHERPVLVCPEGRHYDLSGITDDIDGAFLAALADNPHLVPAEPVLPEIDITGQRIGAPVARPSALLCIGQNYAAHAAESGAEPPEQPILFYKSPNTVVGPYDDVLIPRGSKKTDWEVELAVVIGRRASYLDSPADAAAHIAGYAVSNDVSERAFQLEQSGGQWSKGKSCATFNPLGPVLVTADEVGDPQQLRLRSYVNGEPRQDSSTADMIFSVAHLVHHLSQYLVLEPGDIINTGTPQGVALSGRFPYLGPDDVMEVEISGLGRQRSVCRPA; from the coding sequence ATGCGACTGATGCGCATCGGCGAGCCGGGCCACGAGCGCCCGGTCCTCGTCTGCCCCGAGGGCCGTCACTACGACCTGTCCGGCATCACCGACGACATCGACGGCGCGTTCCTCGCCGCGCTCGCAGACAATCCGCATCTGGTGCCCGCCGAGCCGGTGCTCCCGGAGATCGACATCACCGGTCAGCGGATCGGTGCGCCCGTGGCCCGGCCCTCCGCGCTGCTCTGCATCGGCCAGAACTACGCGGCGCACGCGGCGGAGTCGGGTGCCGAGCCGCCCGAGCAGCCGATCCTCTTCTACAAGTCGCCGAACACCGTCGTCGGCCCGTACGACGACGTGCTGATCCCGCGCGGTTCGAAGAAGACCGACTGGGAGGTGGAGCTGGCCGTCGTCATCGGCCGTCGCGCCTCCTACCTGGACTCTCCCGCCGACGCCGCCGCACACATCGCGGGCTACGCCGTCAGCAACGACGTCTCCGAGCGCGCCTTCCAGCTGGAGCAGTCGGGCGGCCAGTGGTCCAAGGGCAAGAGCTGCGCCACGTTCAACCCGCTGGGGCCGGTGCTGGTGACGGCCGACGAGGTCGGTGACCCGCAGCAGCTGCGGCTGCGCAGCTATGTCAACGGGGAGCCGAGGCAGGACTCCAGCACCGCGGACATGATCTTCAGCGTGGCGCATCTGGTGCACCATCTGTCGCAGTATCTGGTGCTGGAGCCCGGCGACATCATCAACACCGGTACTCCGCAGGGTGTGGCGCTGTCCGGCCGCTTCCCCTACCTGGGCCCGGACGACGTGATGGAGGTCGAGATCTCGGGCCTCGGCCGGCAGCGCAGCGTCTGCCGGCCCGCGTAA
- a CDS encoding hydroxyacid dehydrogenase, translating into MPGSPDPADLPRVVVAVPPGLRAQFFTAEVWRELERAAELTVLDDHSDRAAVAAALPGARALITSWRAPKVDAGLLASADRLELVAHTGSAVAPYVTEEVFRRGILVTQAGDEMARPVAEVALAFTLSLLHRIQRFDHALRGGQEWAAASEAPPRHEIRGSDIGVIGASRTGRAYIALVRAMGARVSVTDPYLSDADAEALGVKSVPLRTLLSRSRIVAVHAPVTEETHRMIGAEQLALMPDGAGLVNTARSWLVDEDALLAELTSGRLDAAIDVFDAEPLPAGHPFRSLPNVLLTPHQAAGSVECRQRLGMSAVNEVLRLLAGRPPVHAVTADALTRLH; encoded by the coding sequence ATGCCTGGCTCTCCTGATCCTGCCGACCTCCCGCGGGTGGTCGTCGCCGTTCCGCCGGGCCTGCGGGCCCAGTTCTTCACCGCCGAGGTGTGGCGGGAGCTGGAGCGCGCGGCGGAGCTGACGGTCCTGGACGACCACTCCGACCGGGCGGCGGTGGCCGCGGCGCTGCCCGGCGCCCGCGCGCTGATCACCTCATGGCGGGCGCCCAAGGTGGACGCCGGACTCCTCGCATCGGCCGACCGGTTGGAGCTGGTGGCGCACACCGGTTCGGCGGTCGCGCCCTATGTCACCGAGGAGGTGTTCCGGCGGGGCATTCTGGTCACCCAGGCGGGCGACGAGATGGCCCGCCCGGTCGCCGAGGTGGCTCTCGCGTTCACGCTTTCGCTGCTCCACCGCATCCAGCGCTTCGACCACGCCCTGCGCGGCGGGCAGGAGTGGGCGGCGGCGAGCGAGGCCCCGCCCCGCCACGAGATCCGTGGCAGCGACATCGGCGTGATCGGCGCCTCCCGCACCGGACGTGCCTACATCGCCCTGGTGCGGGCGATGGGGGCGCGGGTCAGCGTCACCGACCCGTACCTCTCCGATGCGGACGCCGAGGCGCTCGGCGTCAAGTCCGTACCGCTTCGGACTCTGCTGTCGCGCAGCAGGATCGTGGCCGTGCACGCGCCGGTCACCGAGGAGACCCACAGGATGATCGGCGCCGAACAGCTGGCGCTGATGCCGGACGGGGCGGGCCTGGTGAACACCGCCAGGTCGTGGCTGGTCGACGAGGACGCGCTCCTCGCCGAGCTGACATCGGGCCGGCTGGACGCGGCGATCGATGTCTTCGACGCCGAGCCGCTGCCCGCCGGCCACCCCTTCCGCTCGCTGCCGAATGTGCTGCTCACCCCGCACCAGGCAGCGGGCAGCGTCGAGTGCCGGCAGCGGCTCGGAATGAGCGCCGTCAACGAGGTGCTGCGACTGCTCGCCGGACGCCCCCCGGTCCACGCGGTCACCGCCGACGCCCTCACCCGTCTGCACTAG
- a CDS encoding dihydrodipicolinate synthase family protein, producing the protein MSTPSLLSTPALDALARGAVIPAHPLALHADGSFDERRQRALTRYYLASGAGGVAVAVHTTQFEIREPEVGLFRPVLELAAETIDAEAGRPFIKVAGACGYTAQAVAEAEAAAELGYDAVLLSPAVPGADEKGLLERARAVGEVLPVIGFYLQEAVGGRYLSPGFWSAFTDLPNTVAVKIAPFDRYRTADVVRAVAAADRADEVALYTGNDDDIIGDLLTPYETAGGTPRWFAGGLLGQWAVWTSSAVTLLDDIRKARGGDHEAMVRCLARRSELTDANSAVFDVRGAFRGCIAGVHEVLHRQGLLANIRCLDPAETLSPGQTEEISRVAAAYPWLTDDAFVAEHLDAWLS; encoded by the coding sequence ATGTCCACTCCCTCCCTCCTGTCCACCCCGGCCCTGGACGCACTCGCCCGCGGCGCCGTGATCCCCGCTCATCCGCTCGCCCTGCACGCCGACGGCTCCTTCGACGAGCGCCGACAGCGTGCGCTGACCCGCTACTACCTCGCCTCGGGCGCGGGCGGGGTCGCCGTCGCCGTACACACCACCCAGTTCGAGATCCGCGAGCCGGAGGTCGGTCTGTTCCGGCCGGTTCTGGAGCTCGCCGCCGAGACGATCGACGCCGAGGCCGGCCGGCCGTTCATCAAGGTCGCCGGTGCCTGCGGATACACGGCGCAGGCCGTCGCCGAGGCCGAGGCCGCCGCCGAGCTCGGCTATGACGCGGTGCTGCTCAGCCCGGCCGTGCCCGGTGCGGACGAGAAGGGTCTGCTGGAGCGGGCGCGGGCGGTCGGCGAGGTGCTGCCGGTGATCGGCTTCTATCTCCAGGAGGCCGTCGGCGGACGGTACCTGTCGCCGGGCTTCTGGTCCGCGTTCACCGATCTGCCGAACACGGTCGCGGTGAAGATCGCCCCGTTCGACCGGTACCGCACCGCCGATGTCGTACGGGCGGTGGCCGCTGCGGACCGCGCCGACGAGGTGGCGCTGTACACGGGCAACGACGACGACATCATCGGTGATCTGCTCACCCCGTACGAGACGGCGGGCGGCACACCGCGCTGGTTCGCGGGTGGCCTCCTCGGCCAGTGGGCCGTGTGGACGAGCTCCGCCGTGACGCTCCTGGACGACATCCGTAAGGCGCGCGGCGGGGACCATGAGGCGATGGTGCGCTGCCTGGCGCGTCGCTCCGAGCTGACCGATGCCAACAGCGCGGTCTTCGATGTGCGCGGTGCTTTCCGCGGCTGCATCGCCGGGGTGCACGAGGTGCTGCACCGCCAGGGCCTGTTGGCCAACATCAGGTGCCTGGACCCGGCCGAGACGCTCTCCCCCGGGCAGACGGAGGAGATCAGCCGGGTGGCCGCGGCCTACCCTTGGCTGACCGATGACGCCTTCGTTGCGGAGCACCTCGATGCCTGGCTCTCCTGA
- a CDS encoding NAD-dependent epimerase/dehydratase family protein codes for MFTDEAALEERLATPSPALVADLGRLEGDLLVLGAGGKMGPSLCRLARRTLDAAGRTDVTVYAVSRWSDKSAADELEAAGVSTVAFDLMDPAADPAELPDAGNVVFMVGAKFGSAGAPSHAWAVNAAMPDRVARRWSGSRIAAFSTGNVYPLVPVSSGGCTESDPVGPVGEYAMSCLGRERIFGHAALTRGTRVANIRLNYAVDLRYGVLADIAYRVQAGEPVDVTTGHANVVWQGYANEVALRALLHATDGEAFTLNLTGPETASVRRIAQWFGEEFDREPVFAGEEAPTALLSDASRCHALFGYPDVALRTLVEWQADWLRRGLPLSGKPTKFQVRDGRF; via the coding sequence ATGTTCACCGATGAGGCCGCTCTCGAAGAGCGGCTCGCCACCCCCTCCCCCGCGCTCGTCGCCGACCTCGGCCGCCTCGAAGGCGATCTGCTGGTGCTCGGCGCCGGCGGCAAGATGGGCCCCAGCCTGTGCCGGCTGGCCCGCCGGACGCTGGACGCCGCGGGCCGTACGGATGTGACCGTGTACGCGGTCTCCCGCTGGTCGGACAAGTCCGCAGCCGACGAGCTGGAGGCCGCCGGGGTCTCCACCGTCGCCTTCGACCTGATGGACCCGGCCGCCGACCCGGCCGAGCTGCCGGACGCCGGGAATGTCGTCTTCATGGTCGGCGCCAAGTTCGGCTCCGCCGGGGCGCCTTCGCACGCCTGGGCGGTGAACGCCGCGATGCCGGACCGGGTGGCGCGCCGCTGGTCGGGATCGCGGATCGCCGCGTTCTCCACCGGCAATGTGTATCCGCTGGTGCCGGTCTCCTCGGGCGGCTGCACCGAGTCCGACCCGGTCGGCCCGGTCGGCGAGTACGCCATGTCGTGCCTCGGCCGTGAGCGGATCTTCGGCCATGCGGCGCTGACCCGTGGCACCAGGGTCGCCAACATCCGCCTCAACTACGCGGTCGATCTGCGCTACGGCGTCCTCGCCGACATCGCGTACCGCGTACAGGCGGGTGAGCCCGTCGATGTGACGACCGGTCACGCCAATGTGGTGTGGCAGGGGTACGCCAATGAGGTCGCCCTGCGTGCCCTGCTGCACGCCACCGACGGCGAGGCGTTCACCCTCAACCTCACGGGTCCGGAGACCGCTTCGGTGCGCCGCATCGCCCAGTGGTTCGGCGAGGAGTTCGACCGGGAGCCGGTCTTCGCGGGCGAGGAGGCGCCCACCGCGCTGCTCTCCGACGCGAGCCGCTGCCATGCTCTCTTCGGGTACCCGGATGTCGCTCTGCGCACCCTCGTCGAGTGGCAGGCCGACTGGCTGCGCCGCGGGCTGCCGCTGTCCGGCAAGCCCACCAAGTTCCAGGTCCGTGACGGAAGGTTCTGA
- a CDS encoding carbohydrate ABC transporter permease, producing MTAAPVETRTPPADTAPATPDRAARRAERKLRKLSEQDTVPHGMRPTRAGRISRAVLLTVAAIVTIFPFYAMVVLSLKPAAAVEFPGSLLPWPLTGEAYDTVMNSQDVPRWLVNTLLYSVVSVVGVLLLASLAGYAFAKKRFPGRETMFWSFLSMVMVPYHVTMIPTFAMIAKLGGVDTYWGLIVPTLANAQAVFLMRQFIQGLPDELFEAARLDGCNEWQIFSRIVLPLLKPILATLGVFVFLWHWNDFLWPLVIGQSTDMRTLTVGIASLQQQNVPLNVVLSGSVIAFVPIFAAYMVGQRYFTEGVAASGIKG from the coding sequence ATGACCGCAGCACCCGTAGAGACCAGGACCCCGCCCGCGGACACGGCTCCCGCGACGCCCGACCGGGCCGCGCGCCGGGCCGAGCGCAAGCTGCGCAAGCTCTCGGAGCAGGACACCGTCCCGCACGGCATGCGGCCCACCCGGGCCGGCCGGATCAGCCGCGCCGTCCTGCTGACCGTGGCCGCGATCGTCACGATCTTCCCGTTCTACGCGATGGTCGTGCTCTCGCTGAAGCCCGCCGCGGCAGTCGAGTTCCCCGGCAGTCTGCTGCCCTGGCCGCTGACCGGCGAGGCGTACGACACCGTCATGAACTCCCAGGACGTGCCGCGCTGGCTGGTCAACACCCTGCTCTACTCGGTCGTCTCGGTCGTCGGCGTGCTGCTGCTCGCCTCGCTCGCCGGGTACGCCTTCGCCAAGAAGCGCTTCCCTGGCCGGGAGACGATGTTCTGGTCGTTCCTGTCGATGGTGATGGTCCCGTACCACGTCACGATGATCCCCACCTTCGCGATGATCGCGAAGCTGGGCGGCGTGGACACCTACTGGGGTCTGATCGTGCCGACCCTCGCCAATGCCCAGGCGGTCTTCCTGATGCGCCAGTTCATCCAGGGACTGCCGGACGAACTCTTCGAGGCCGCCCGGCTGGACGGCTGCAACGAGTGGCAGATCTTCTCCCGCATCGTGCTGCCGCTGCTCAAGCCGATCCTCGCCACGCTCGGTGTCTTCGTCTTCCTGTGGCACTGGAACGACTTCCTGTGGCCGCTGGTCATCGGCCAGTCCACCGACATGCGCACCCTGACCGTCGGCATCGCCTCGCTCCAGCAGCAGAACGTGCCGCTCAATGTGGTGCTCTCCGGCTCCGTCATCGCGTTCGTGCCCATCTTCGCCGCGTACATGGTGGGCCAGCGCTACTTCACCGAGGGCGTCGCCGCGTCCGGAATCAAGGGATAG
- a CDS encoding carbohydrate ABC transporter permease translates to MAVVAEPTRRGRRSGPQARREARIGLLFVLPCFLLFLAFRFGPGIAGVLMSFTDYSLTGGGRFVGLDNFTRLWDDPLFWQALKVTVLYTVLAVPGTLIASVSLALITRRAFRGAKFFRSVFFLPVVTSLVLAATVFVWIFSTGGPWSTLMGWFGMSEGSWLSDDVLVLPALAIVGVWSRFGYGMLILLARMQDIPRELEEAALTDGAGPWQRFRYIVLPQLKPALFFLAVIETTASFQVFDAVYTMTGGGPANASYTLVFQLYDAGFKYFDLGYASAIGVALFALTVVVAVIQRLVIGKDQ, encoded by the coding sequence GTGGCAGTCGTCGCGGAACCCACCCGCCGGGGCCGTCGCAGCGGGCCGCAGGCGCGCCGCGAGGCCCGGATCGGCCTGCTCTTCGTCCTGCCGTGCTTCCTGCTCTTCCTGGCCTTCCGGTTCGGTCCCGGCATCGCCGGTGTACTGATGAGCTTCACCGACTACTCCCTGACCGGCGGCGGCAGGTTCGTCGGGCTGGACAACTTCACTCGCCTGTGGGACGACCCGCTGTTCTGGCAGGCGCTGAAGGTCACCGTCCTCTACACCGTGCTCGCCGTGCCGGGCACGCTGATCGCGTCGGTGTCCCTGGCCCTGATCACCCGCCGCGCGTTCCGCGGCGCCAAGTTCTTCCGTTCGGTGTTCTTCCTGCCGGTCGTCACCTCACTGGTGCTGGCCGCCACCGTGTTCGTCTGGATCTTCTCGACCGGCGGCCCGTGGTCCACCCTGATGGGCTGGTTCGGGATGTCCGAGGGCTCCTGGCTCTCCGACGACGTGCTGGTGCTGCCCGCGCTCGCGATCGTCGGCGTCTGGTCCCGGTTCGGGTACGGGATGCTCATCCTGCTGGCCCGGATGCAGGACATCCCGCGGGAGCTGGAGGAGGCGGCCCTCACCGACGGCGCGGGCCCCTGGCAGCGCTTCCGGTACATCGTGCTGCCGCAGCTCAAGCCCGCCCTGTTCTTCCTCGCCGTGATCGAGACGACGGCCTCGTTCCAGGTCTTCGACGCGGTCTACACCATGACCGGCGGCGGCCCCGCCAACGCCAGCTACACGCTCGTCTTCCAGCTCTACGACGCGGGCTTCAAGTACTTCGACCTGGGTTACGCCTCCGCCATCGGCGTCGCGCTCTTCGCGCTGACCGTGGTGGTCGCGGTGATCCAGCGGCTCGTGATCGGGAAGGACCAGTGA
- a CDS encoding ABC transporter substrate-binding protein has protein sequence MSRLLTRRSRVRAVAAPVLATALAAGVLAGCSGSGSDDNTVTMWTYPVIFDEAKNKAYWDGLVKAFEKEHSGVKVKVETFPWANRDTALATAIASGKGPDAVYLIPDQLPKYAKSIVPADDYMPADAKSDYTDFALKSVTVDGKVLATPILTSANPLICDKRVFAAIGEKNYPTSWADLQALAPKLKKKGYYATTYYGDTQQTLNMTFYPLLWQAGGDVFSEDGKTVTFNDAAGVKALTYLKELVDGGYTDKDLVTTTPKLEQTPTAKGKIACTWQNTPADVEPFWGKENVVVQPPLKDAESVGYGTVGALSMLKGADKKNTGDWLNFVAESKNAAGLEKEAGYFPARKSGGDLYPGDALQTAVGATLPSMTVGPLQDKAREVQGVLAPEIQAALLGKKSPQEALNAAQKAAQAMLGR, from the coding sequence ATGTCCCGTCTCCTCACCCGCCGTTCCAGAGTGCGTGCCGTCGCCGCCCCCGTCCTCGCCACCGCGCTCGCCGCCGGTGTGCTGGCCGGCTGTTCCGGCAGCGGCAGCGACGACAACACCGTCACCATGTGGACCTACCCGGTCATCTTCGACGAGGCCAAGAACAAGGCGTACTGGGACGGCCTGGTCAAGGCGTTCGAGAAGGAGCACTCGGGCGTCAAGGTGAAGGTGGAGACCTTCCCGTGGGCCAACCGCGACACCGCGCTGGCCACCGCGATCGCCTCCGGCAAGGGCCCGGACGCGGTCTACCTGATCCCGGACCAGCTGCCGAAGTACGCCAAGAGCATCGTCCCGGCCGACGACTACATGCCGGCCGACGCCAAGTCGGACTACACGGACTTCGCGCTGAAGTCCGTCACGGTCGACGGCAAGGTGCTCGCCACGCCGATCCTGACCAGCGCCAACCCGCTGATCTGCGACAAGCGGGTGTTCGCCGCGATCGGCGAGAAGAACTACCCGACGAGCTGGGCGGACCTTCAGGCGCTGGCCCCGAAGCTGAAGAAGAAGGGTTACTACGCCACCACTTACTACGGCGACACCCAGCAGACCCTCAACATGACCTTCTACCCGCTGCTGTGGCAGGCCGGCGGGGACGTCTTCTCCGAGGACGGCAAGACCGTCACCTTCAACGACGCGGCGGGCGTCAAGGCCCTGACGTACCTGAAGGAGCTCGTCGACGGCGGCTACACCGACAAGGACCTGGTCACCACCACGCCCAAGCTGGAACAGACCCCGACCGCCAAGGGCAAGATCGCCTGTACCTGGCAGAACACCCCGGCGGACGTCGAGCCGTTCTGGGGCAAGGAGAACGTCGTCGTCCAGCCGCCGCTGAAGGACGCCGAATCGGTCGGCTACGGCACCGTGGGCGCCCTGTCAATGCTGAAGGGCGCCGACAAGAAGAACACCGGCGACTGGCTGAACTTCGTCGCCGAGTCGAAGAACGCGGCCGGTCTGGAGAAGGAAGCAGGCTACTTCCCGGCCCGCAAGTCCGGCGGCGACCTGTACCCCGGCGACGCGTTGCAGACGGCGGTCGGCGCGACGCTGCCGAGCATGACCGTGGGCCCGCTCCAGGACAAGGCCCGTGAGGTCCAGGGCGTGCTGGCGCCGGAGATCCAGGCGGCGCTGCTGGGCAAGAAGAGCCCGCAGGAGGCGCTGAACGCCGCGCAGAAGGCCGCGCAGGCGATGCTCGGCCGCTGA